The following proteins are co-located in the Streptomyces sp. DT2A-34 genome:
- a CDS encoding glycoside hydrolase family 97 protein yields the protein MITSQDREELAPDGVGSPGALSRRGMLKGTAVTAGLAAAGVGAARPAHAADDAAVVRESVDATARMGGNAITMSVVDGALRWSARHNGRTVIDTSVLGLRLSDGTVLGDDVTVTGHRQRTTRTTWTPVYGRNATVTDLYQEQRWDLRDSASGIGFGVRIRAYKTGVALRYVLLGEGTATLSDELTTFVFPDDTTVYSARDENAYLPVEPGSIPVTGTSTTDNGPLTDLPLTATLDDGLIACICESSRLNFPRLMLGSVEGQPRALSAFLMEHTARGTGPVETTSTVTTPFATPWRALVIGSTHAELVDNAELVLNLAPPSALTDTSWIKPGKVFRCELSTAAGLAGVDFAVARGLEYIEYDAGWYGPEFTTPDATKPIAAIDLPSVISYATSKGVGVFLYVNRLALTDADSLFGLYKSWGVAGIKLGFINDGTQTMTNQITDWAEVAAKYRLLIDMHDDVRPFGYERTYPNYISLEGVRGNEQFPTATHNVTLPFARNIGGPMDYTICYGQSRDKTTNAHQMAMAAVYYQPLNFLFWYDKPSKYANPANWPGLPWFNAIPTTWDESRTLAGSIGEYVAVARRAGDTWYLGAMTNETSRTLSLPLSFLGGGTYTATVYADGTPGTSPYRTPVVVSTRIVTAETTLSVAMAPAGGQAVVLTPS from the coding sequence ATGATCACGTCACAGGACCGGGAAGAGCTCGCGCCGGACGGAGTCGGCAGCCCGGGGGCACTGTCGCGCCGGGGGATGCTCAAGGGCACGGCCGTCACCGCCGGTCTGGCCGCGGCGGGGGTCGGCGCCGCGCGGCCGGCCCACGCGGCGGATGACGCGGCCGTCGTGCGGGAGTCGGTCGACGCGACCGCGCGCATGGGCGGCAACGCCATCACGATGTCGGTGGTGGACGGAGCGCTGCGGTGGTCCGCCCGGCACAACGGCAGGACGGTGATCGACACGTCCGTCCTGGGCCTCAGGCTGAGCGACGGGACCGTCCTCGGCGACGACGTGACGGTGACCGGTCACCGGCAGCGGACCACCCGCACCACCTGGACCCCGGTGTACGGGCGCAACGCCACCGTCACCGACCTCTACCAGGAGCAGCGTTGGGACCTGCGGGACAGCGCCTCGGGGATCGGCTTCGGCGTCCGGATCCGCGCCTACAAGACCGGTGTCGCGCTGCGCTACGTCCTGCTCGGCGAGGGCACCGCGACCCTCTCCGACGAGCTGACGACGTTCGTCTTCCCCGACGACACCACCGTCTACAGTGCCCGCGACGAGAACGCCTACCTCCCGGTGGAGCCGGGCTCCATCCCCGTCACCGGCACCTCGACCACGGACAACGGCCCCCTGACCGACCTGCCGCTGACCGCGACCCTCGACGACGGGCTCATCGCCTGTATCTGCGAGTCCTCCCGGCTGAACTTCCCGCGCCTGATGCTCGGTTCGGTCGAGGGGCAGCCGCGCGCCCTCTCCGCCTTCCTGATGGAGCACACCGCCCGCGGCACCGGCCCGGTCGAGACGACCAGCACGGTCACAACCCCGTTCGCCACGCCGTGGCGCGCGCTGGTCATCGGTTCCACCCACGCCGAACTGGTCGACAACGCCGAACTGGTGCTCAACCTGGCCCCGCCCAGCGCGCTGACCGACACCTCGTGGATCAAGCCGGGCAAGGTCTTCCGCTGCGAGCTCAGCACCGCCGCCGGCCTCGCGGGCGTCGACTTCGCCGTGGCCCGGGGCCTTGAGTACATCGAGTACGACGCCGGCTGGTACGGCCCCGAGTTCACCACCCCCGACGCGACCAAGCCGATCGCCGCCATCGACCTGCCGTCGGTCATCTCGTACGCCACGAGCAAGGGCGTCGGCGTCTTCCTCTACGTCAACCGGCTCGCGCTGACCGACGCGGACTCCCTCTTCGGCCTCTACAAGAGCTGGGGCGTCGCGGGCATCAAGCTCGGCTTCATCAACGACGGCACCCAGACGATGACCAACCAGATCACCGACTGGGCCGAGGTGGCCGCCAAGTACCGGTTGCTGATCGACATGCACGACGACGTCCGGCCGTTCGGCTACGAGCGCACGTACCCGAACTACATCAGCCTGGAAGGCGTCCGTGGCAACGAGCAGTTCCCGACCGCCACGCACAACGTGACGCTGCCCTTCGCCCGCAACATCGGCGGCCCGATGGACTACACCATCTGCTACGGCCAGTCACGCGACAAGACGACCAACGCCCACCAGATGGCGATGGCCGCGGTGTACTACCAGCCCCTCAACTTCCTCTTCTGGTACGACAAGCCGTCCAAGTACGCCAACCCCGCGAACTGGCCGGGACTGCCCTGGTTCAACGCCATCCCCACCACCTGGGACGAGAGCCGGACCCTGGCCGGGTCGATCGGCGAGTACGTGGCGGTCGCCCGCCGGGCCGGCGACACCTGGTACCTCGGGGCCATGACCAACGAGACGTCCCGGACGCTGTCGCTCCCCCTGTCGTTCCTGGGCGGCGGAACCTACACGGCGACCGTCTACGCCGACGGCACCCCGGGCACCAGCCCGTACCGGACCCCGGTCGTGGTCAGCACCCGGATCGTCACCGCGGAGACCACGCTGAGCGTGGCCATGGCCCCGGCGGGCGGCCAAGCGGTGGTCCTGACACCGAGCTGA
- a CDS encoding helix-turn-helix domain-containing protein, with amino-acid sequence MAGREGGVRQAGGRDVDASVWAEELLDHLRPTGQDIPRVVAWLADAVQGTASLQDDTGTLLGGIRATLDEHLVAAVTAGRIASAAWEGQGRHLRLVRVAHPNRPSAGVLAVSRETPFDRRTSDIVTHTVQVIELLLKASEMTAAGRRLQRATSDLRLAILQLLMVEDTVSARRVAAGLWPGLLDTDTACVHVVEGTAEDRDRLAGECIDATGERALVVLCPAVDEHVIVVTPGEAEAQELRSLIGPRPRTFLGGSARQSLARTATAYGQAVSALAVAHFRPDKAAVYAERTHPERLTDPAALRGWTARLLHPLDTLPHHTRAELLATTRLGLEFTAVNAAKVLGVSRNTVRARMERVEALLRTDFADLTARAVVHLALNSQVSLADAPADTGSSAAAHTSLHDLLSGPAMRTWARELLARLEDDTRDLRRTLRAWIAEGGNAERAAQTLGVHAQTVREHVRSAEPVLERQLLAGGSDLYEVVLAHLVVGDLDQPALHGAKPGLPDSPVHR; translated from the coding sequence GTGGCTGGCAGAGAGGGCGGGGTCCGTCAGGCGGGCGGGCGGGACGTCGACGCCTCGGTGTGGGCGGAGGAGTTGCTGGACCACCTGCGGCCGACCGGGCAGGACATCCCTCGGGTCGTCGCCTGGCTCGCGGACGCCGTGCAGGGCACCGCCTCGCTGCAGGACGACACCGGAACGCTCCTCGGCGGCATACGCGCGACCCTGGACGAGCACCTCGTCGCGGCCGTCACCGCCGGCCGTATCGCCTCCGCCGCCTGGGAGGGCCAGGGCCGTCACCTGCGCCTGGTCAGGGTGGCGCACCCGAACCGGCCGTCGGCCGGCGTCCTCGCGGTGTCGCGCGAGACCCCCTTCGACCGGCGCACCTCCGACATCGTCACGCACACCGTCCAGGTGATCGAACTCCTGCTCAAGGCGAGCGAGATGACCGCCGCCGGACGCCGGCTGCAGAGGGCGACGTCCGATCTGCGCCTGGCGATCCTGCAGTTGCTGATGGTGGAGGACACCGTCTCCGCACGCCGGGTGGCCGCGGGACTGTGGCCCGGACTGCTCGACACCGACACCGCCTGCGTCCACGTCGTCGAGGGCACCGCCGAGGACCGGGACCGGTTGGCCGGGGAGTGCATCGACGCGACAGGCGAACGGGCGCTGGTCGTGCTCTGCCCGGCGGTCGACGAACACGTCATCGTCGTGACGCCCGGCGAGGCCGAGGCCCAGGAACTGCGCTCGCTGATCGGCCCACGCCCCCGCACCTTCCTCGGCGGCAGCGCCCGGCAGAGCCTGGCCCGCACGGCCACCGCGTACGGCCAGGCCGTCAGTGCCCTCGCCGTCGCGCACTTCCGCCCGGACAAGGCCGCGGTCTACGCCGAACGCACCCACCCCGAGCGCCTGACCGACCCGGCGGCACTGCGCGGCTGGACGGCCCGGCTGCTGCACCCGCTCGACACCCTGCCGCACCACACCCGCGCCGAACTGCTCGCCACCACCCGGCTGGGCCTGGAGTTCACCGCCGTCAACGCGGCCAAGGTGCTGGGCGTCAGCCGCAACACCGTCCGCGCCCGCATGGAACGCGTGGAAGCCCTCCTGCGCACGGACTTCGCCGACCTGACCGCCCGTGCCGTGGTCCACCTGGCGCTCAACAGCCAGGTGAGCCTGGCGGACGCACCGGCCGACACCGGCTCCTCCGCAGCGGCCCACACCTCGCTGCACGACCTGCTGTCCGGGCCCGCCATGCGCACCTGGGCACGGGAACTCCTCGCCCGCCTGGAGGACGACACCCGGGACCTGCGCCGCACCCTGCGCGCCTGGATCGCCGAGGGCGGCAACGCCGAACGCGCCGCGCAGACCCTCGGCGTCCACGCCCAGACCGTCCGCGAGCACGTCCGCAGCGCGGAACCCGTCCTCGAACGGCAACTCCTCGCCGGCGGCAGCGACCTGTACGAGGTCGTCCTGGCCCATCTCGTCGTGGGCGACCTGGATCAGCCCGCGCTGCACGGGGCGAAACCGGGCCTTCCGGACTCACCTGTGCACAGGTGA
- a CDS encoding cytochrome P450: MTVTDRIDRVAIDPFGADIPGESARLRALGPIVPVELPGSIPAWAPTGYDTLKELILDPQVSKDPRQHWRLWPEIAEHPSWAWILGWLGVVNMLSTYGADHTRLRKLVAPSFTQRRTEMMRPRVEAITTELLDALDDGSSVIDLKAGLAHPLPMRMICELFGVPEELREDTGALIAAIMDTSDPSPEHAAFVQQQIGAVLGALIAHRSEHPGDDLTTELIRVRDEDGDRLSDEELLYTLLLVIGAGFETTVNLIGNAVVALLTHPEQLAAVRSGEIGWDAVIDETLRVHPSIASLPLRFAVSDIKVGDVTIAAGDAIITTYAAAGLDPVRYGPDAAGFDASRGADDHLAFGIGVHRCIGAPLARVEALTALPALFDRFPDLRLAVGEDELRQVPSFIAFGWQEIPVRLRA; this comes from the coding sequence GTGACCGTGACCGACCGCATCGACCGCGTCGCCATCGACCCCTTCGGCGCCGACATCCCCGGCGAGAGCGCCCGACTGCGCGCCCTCGGCCCGATCGTGCCCGTGGAGCTGCCCGGCTCCATCCCCGCATGGGCTCCCACGGGCTACGACACCCTCAAGGAGCTCATCCTCGACCCGCAGGTCAGCAAGGATCCGCGACAGCACTGGCGACTGTGGCCCGAGATTGCGGAACACCCCTCCTGGGCCTGGATCCTGGGCTGGCTCGGGGTGGTCAACATGCTCTCCACCTACGGCGCCGACCACACGCGGCTGCGCAAGCTGGTCGCGCCGAGCTTCACGCAGCGGCGTACGGAGATGATGCGGCCACGGGTGGAGGCGATCACCACGGAGTTGCTCGACGCGCTGGATGACGGCAGCTCGGTCATCGACCTCAAGGCCGGGCTCGCCCACCCCCTGCCGATGCGGATGATCTGCGAACTGTTCGGTGTGCCCGAGGAGTTGCGGGAGGACACCGGAGCGCTCATCGCGGCCATCATGGACACCTCCGACCCGAGTCCGGAGCACGCCGCGTTCGTGCAGCAGCAGATCGGTGCGGTGCTGGGGGCGCTGATCGCCCACCGCAGCGAGCACCCCGGGGACGATCTGACGACCGAGCTGATCCGGGTGCGCGACGAGGACGGCGACCGGCTCAGCGACGAGGAGTTGCTGTACACGCTGCTGCTGGTGATCGGTGCCGGTTTCGAGACGACCGTCAATCTCATCGGCAACGCGGTCGTCGCCCTGCTGACGCACCCCGAGCAACTGGCCGCCGTACGGTCAGGGGAGATCGGCTGGGACGCGGTGATCGACGAGACGCTGCGGGTGCACCCGTCGATCGCGTCGCTCCCCCTGCGGTTCGCCGTCAGCGACATCAAGGTCGGGGACGTGACCATCGCGGCCGGGGACGCGATCATCACGACGTACGCCGCCGCCGGGCTGGACCCGGTGCGCTACGGGCCGGACGCGGCCGGCTTCGACGCGTCGCGCGGGGCCGACGACCATCTGGCGTTCGGGATCGGGGTGCACCGGTGCATCGGCGCCCCGCTCGCTCGCGTGGAGGCCCTGACGGCGTTGCCCGCCCTCTTCGACCGCTTCCCGGACCTTCGGCTTGCCGTCGGTGAGGACGAGTTGCGTCAGGTGCCGTCGTTCATCGCGTTCGGCTGGCAGGAGATTCCGGTGCGGTTGCGGGCCTGA
- a CDS encoding cytochrome P450 — protein MTAHSPDRQAFSRSAPVRLWEDAFALDPYPYYEALRAQGPVGWGELAPGVPAYVVTDRRAALDLLHDTDTFSHDPRPWESTVADDSPVLGMMRWRPNSLFADGAAHVRYRTSLIDTFDRIEPHDLRARVHRAVRVLVGRFGPKGEADLVGEFTRPLMALVFNSLFGLPDSHSDRLHVALGKMMEGGAEAAEGEAEYGGYILELIAAKTERRGDDLPSRLLDHPAGLTSEEVTWQVFLTLGAGHEPTANLVSNALSRILGNPLYYSTLTSGARPVTDAVVEVLHHETPLANYGIHYARTPVSFHGTWIRAAVPVVVSYGALTCFAEREITSGRHPRDASHLSWSAGPHACPVRQHTLLIATEAIERLTQWLPDLEPVLPRERLTWRPGPFHRSLTALPVRFSPRSPDQPGVPS, from the coding sequence GTGACCGCCCACTCCCCCGACCGGCAGGCCTTCTCCCGCTCGGCGCCCGTGCGCCTGTGGGAGGACGCCTTCGCGCTGGATCCGTACCCGTATTACGAGGCCCTGCGCGCCCAGGGCCCGGTCGGCTGGGGCGAGTTGGCGCCGGGCGTGCCGGCGTATGTCGTCACCGACCGGCGCGCGGCGCTGGATCTGCTGCACGACACGGACACGTTCTCGCACGACCCGCGGCCGTGGGAGTCGACCGTCGCCGACGACTCGCCGGTCCTGGGCATGATGCGCTGGCGGCCCAACTCGCTGTTCGCCGACGGCGCGGCCCATGTCCGGTACCGCACCTCGCTGATCGACACCTTCGACCGGATCGAGCCGCACGACCTGCGGGCGCGAGTGCACCGGGCGGTGCGGGTGCTGGTGGGCCGGTTCGGGCCGAAGGGCGAGGCGGATCTGGTGGGCGAGTTCACGCGTCCGCTGATGGCGTTGGTCTTCAACAGCCTCTTCGGGCTGCCGGACAGTCACAGCGACCGGCTCCACGTGGCGCTCGGCAAGATGATGGAGGGCGGCGCCGAAGCGGCCGAGGGCGAGGCGGAGTACGGCGGTTACATCCTGGAGCTGATCGCGGCCAAGACGGAGCGGCGGGGCGACGACCTGCCGAGCCGGCTGCTGGACCACCCTGCCGGGCTCACCTCGGAGGAGGTCACCTGGCAGGTGTTCCTCACCCTCGGCGCCGGCCACGAGCCCACCGCCAACCTGGTGTCGAACGCGCTCTCCCGCATCCTCGGCAACCCGCTGTACTACTCCACCCTGACCAGCGGTGCCCGTCCCGTGACGGACGCGGTGGTGGAGGTGCTCCACCACGAGACACCCCTGGCGAACTACGGCATCCACTACGCCCGCACACCCGTGTCCTTCCACGGCACGTGGATCAGGGCCGCGGTGCCGGTGGTCGTCTCCTACGGGGCGCTCACGTGCTTCGCCGAGCGGGAGATCACCAGCGGCCGCCACCCCAGGGACGCCTCGCACCTGTCCTGGTCGGCGGGCCCGCACGCCTGCCCGGTCCGGCAGCACACGCTGCTCATCGCCACCGAGGCGATCGAACGGCTCACCCAGTGGCTGCCCGACCTGGAGCCGGTCCTGCCCCGCGAGCGCCTGACCTGGCGGCCCGGCCCCTTCCACCGCTCCCTGACCGCCCTGCCCGTCCGGTTCAGCCCCCGCTCCCCCGACCAGCCAGGAGTTCCGTCGTGA
- a CDS encoding ATP/GTP-binding protein, giving the protein MAFAPSSTTSRTVKAVGETSDAAAGIHLPDTALDLVKILVAGPFGVGKTTLIDSVSEIRPLHTEEPLSEASAQVDDLAGVRDKSTTTVAVDFGRISLPGGVVLYLFGTPGQERFRALWDDIAYGALGALVLVDSRRIDASFDVLGLVEESGLPYAVAFNAFADAPRHYTEEQLRAALDLDADSPMVTCDARDADSSLDALLALVQYLINRHAPEDR; this is encoded by the coding sequence ATGGCCTTCGCGCCCTCAAGCACCACTAGCCGTACCGTCAAAGCAGTTGGTGAGACCTCTGATGCGGCCGCCGGCATTCACCTGCCCGACACCGCTCTCGACCTGGTCAAGATCCTGGTCGCCGGCCCCTTCGGCGTGGGCAAGACGACGCTGATCGACTCGGTCTCCGAGATCCGGCCCCTGCACACCGAGGAGCCGCTCAGCGAGGCGTCCGCGCAGGTGGACGATCTCGCCGGGGTGCGGGACAAGTCGACGACCACCGTCGCCGTCGACTTCGGCCGGATCAGCCTGCCGGGCGGGGTCGTGCTGTATCTGTTCGGCACGCCCGGGCAGGAGCGGTTCCGGGCGCTGTGGGACGACATCGCCTACGGCGCGCTGGGCGCCCTGGTCCTGGTCGACAGCCGTCGGATCGACGCGTCGTTCGACGTGCTGGGGCTGGTGGAGGAGTCGGGGCTGCCGTACGCCGTCGCCTTCAACGCCTTTGCGGACGCGCCCCGCCACTACACGGAGGAACAGCTGCGCGCCGCCCTGGACCTGGACGCGGACTCGCCGATGGTGACGTGTGACGCACGGGACGCCGACTCGTCCCTCGACGCGCTGCTCGCGCTGGTCCAGTACCTGATCAACCGTCACGCTCCGGAGGACCGGTGA
- a CDS encoding DUF742 domain-containing protein — MTGRRAGRPLVPAYLSTGGVARPSRPHLERLSVLTGVGTPAPADLPAAQLALLDALDDGSLTVVEAAALLRLPVSAVRVLAAELIDRDLVLARAPIPPAGRFDPDLLKRVADGLRALKHH; from the coding sequence ATGACCGGCCGCCGTGCCGGCCGCCCCCTGGTTCCCGCGTATCTGTCGACCGGCGGCGTGGCCCGGCCCAGCCGGCCCCATCTGGAGCGGCTGTCGGTGCTCACCGGCGTCGGCACACCCGCCCCCGCCGATCTGCCCGCCGCCCAACTCGCCCTGCTGGACGCCCTGGACGACGGTTCGCTGACAGTCGTCGAGGCCGCGGCGCTGCTGCGGTTGCCGGTGTCCGCGGTGCGCGTCCTGGCGGCCGAACTCATCGACCGGGACCTGGTACTGGCCCGTGCGCCGATCCCGCCCGCCGGACGCTTCGACCCCGACCTGCTGAAGAGAGTGGCCGATGGCCTTCGCGCCCTCAAGCACCACTAG
- a CDS encoding roadblock/LC7 domain-containing protein — protein MTSRDVGDTAWVLEPILQVPHVVAAVLLTRDGLVTGYTDALTRPSAERVAAITSTVQGACRTAAAAFADRERAEVRQVVIESDHGYVLIVPTDHGTCVAAYGDEEVRLDLLAHRVHSQVARLGEKAMAAAPRGADGDAPA, from the coding sequence ATGACCAGCCGCGATGTGGGAGACACGGCGTGGGTGCTCGAACCGATCCTGCAGGTGCCGCACGTGGTGGCCGCCGTGCTGCTCACGCGGGACGGACTGGTGACCGGGTACACGGACGCGCTCACCCGGCCCTCGGCCGAGCGGGTGGCCGCGATCACCAGCACCGTGCAGGGGGCGTGCCGTACCGCGGCGGCCGCGTTCGCCGACCGGGAGCGGGCGGAGGTGCGGCAGGTCGTCATCGAGTCGGACCACGGTTACGTACTGATCGTGCCGACGGACCACGGCACATGCGTGGCCGCGTACGGGGACGAGGAGGTGCGCCTGGATCTGCTCGCGCACCGGGTGCACTCGCAGGTGGCCCGGCTGGGCGAGAAGGCGATGGCCGCCGCGCCCCGAGGTGCCGACGGCGACGCTCCGGCATGA
- a CDS encoding sensor histidine kinase has translation MIEIPDLATGGLTVGILSALALGGGLLRAQRQQARQHAEIAALRRQLKGAAEVFTAEVEHLAARRVPAAARQPAHPHVAVPGPLRPQTAGAPLGRALEQVLAGLHTELAAQRTRIDAAAQAGMRGATREIQAGLYRLQDALRGLQQKYDDPELTQTLFQLDHENEQSLRRAQVAAVVCGAWVGLAREESHLVDAVTGGQARLAGYHRVRVHNHLTAGTGLVSHTVEPVAIIVAELLDNALRHSAPDTDVVVNLEHVHHGACVTVDDAGLGMTQDERARAQRLVAGSEPILLTELGDPPRMGLAAIGQLTRQFDLSVDLSSPSPYGGVRAVLRVDSHLLSRIDPDERPPAASAPRSTRTSARDAESLDVRGEASSTSHGYGAEHDAAASGAVSGHHAPRDTGGLPQRRRRTRVAAAASDMPAPSPAVRRPEQAAAALGALQAGTAAARSAADERTGDTSTAVSETAANDTDQTDHEGGTAR, from the coding sequence ATGATCGAAATACCGGACCTGGCGACCGGCGGTCTCACCGTCGGCATCCTGTCCGCGCTCGCCCTGGGCGGCGGGCTGCTGCGCGCACAGCGGCAACAGGCCAGGCAGCATGCCGAGATCGCCGCGTTAAGACGCCAACTCAAGGGCGCGGCCGAGGTGTTCACGGCCGAGGTCGAGCATCTCGCGGCGCGACGCGTCCCGGCCGCCGCCCGGCAGCCGGCACATCCGCATGTCGCCGTGCCGGGTCCGCTGCGTCCGCAGACGGCGGGGGCACCGCTGGGCCGCGCGCTGGAGCAGGTGCTGGCCGGGCTGCACACCGAGCTGGCCGCGCAGCGCACCCGGATCGACGCGGCCGCACAGGCCGGCATGCGCGGGGCGACGCGCGAGATCCAGGCGGGCCTGTACCGGCTGCAGGACGCGTTGCGCGGGCTCCAACAGAAGTACGACGACCCGGAGTTGACGCAGACACTGTTCCAACTGGACCACGAGAACGAGCAGTCGCTGCGGCGGGCGCAGGTCGCCGCCGTGGTGTGCGGAGCCTGGGTCGGACTGGCCCGCGAGGAGTCGCATCTGGTGGACGCGGTGACCGGCGGCCAGGCCCGGCTCGCGGGCTACCACCGGGTCCGGGTCCACAATCACCTGACGGCCGGGACCGGGCTGGTGTCGCACACCGTGGAGCCGGTCGCGATCATCGTCGCCGAACTCCTCGACAACGCCCTGCGGCACTCCGCGCCGGACACGGATGTCGTGGTCAACCTGGAGCATGTGCATCACGGCGCCTGCGTCACCGTCGACGACGCGGGTCTGGGCATGACCCAGGACGAACGCGCCCGGGCTCAGCGGCTGGTGGCGGGCTCCGAGCCGATTCTCCTCACCGAACTCGGCGATCCGCCGCGCATGGGGCTCGCCGCGATCGGGCAGCTGACCCGGCAGTTCGACCTGAGCGTGGACCTGTCGTCGCCCTCGCCGTACGGCGGGGTGCGGGCGGTGCTGCGGGTCGACAGCCATCTGCTCAGCCGTATCGACCCCGACGAGCGACCGCCCGCGGCGAGCGCGCCACGCTCCACCCGCACGTCCGCCCGGGACGCGGAGTCCCTCGACGTACGGGGCGAGGCGTCCAGCACCTCGCACGGATACGGGGCCGAACACGACGCCGCCGCCTCCGGTGCCGTATCCGGGCATCACGCCCCGCGCGACACCGGGGGTCTGCCACAGCGCCGGCGCCGTACGAGGGTGGCCGCCGCGGCGAGTGACATGCCCGCGCCGTCGCCTGCCGTACGCCGCCCGGAGCAGGCCGCCGCCGCGCTGGGTGCGCTGCAGGCGGGTACCGCCGCCGCGCGCTCCGCGGCCGACGAGCGCACCGGCGACACCTCCACCGCCGTATCGGAAACCGCGGCGAACGACACCGATCAGACCGACCATGAAGGGGGAACGGCTCGATGA
- a CDS encoding fatty acyl-AMP ligase, translating into MVRSLVDLLTTHASHHPDRTAFRYLVTGDHDGEIQEISYGRLAERSRAVAAWLQERGLTGSRAMLLYPPGPEFICGYLGCLAAGVVAVPGVPPQGRAQNHRALTRMKRLIADADAKVILGGREVITALSGMVEHLPDLADITLVVTEDIPDEAAASWREPDLTADSVAFLQYTSGSTSAPRAVMVTHGNLLANERVITERMGHTPDTIAEYGHEMFVSWLPVYHDMGLIGPVLNTVYLGVTATLFSPLHFLQQPRRWLTAIDRYRPHTSGGPNFAYELCLKHAGPELLDGLDLSSWKVAFNGAEPVRAATLRRFTDTFAPAGFRGEALYPCYGLAEATLMVTGSTVTAPPAVLQASETGPHSGQADAAAVGCGRPGPDVTVAIADPERHEELPDGEVGEIWVRGASVAKGYWRNALATRETFRAALTGHDGRFLRTGDLGFLRDGELFVTGRLKDLIVIDGRNHYPQGLELTAEMAHPALRPGCTAAFSVEAGDVGAGDAGAGSGAGADGEQPVVVAEIAPDSAGEAEKITDVVRSAIGEAHGLSVRDVVLVRPGTIPKTSSGKIQRHASRAAYLGGTLAVIDAPALS; encoded by the coding sequence ATGGTTCGTTCCCTGGTCGATCTGCTGACCACGCACGCCTCGCACCATCCCGACCGGACCGCCTTCCGGTACCTCGTCACCGGCGACCACGACGGTGAGATCCAGGAGATCTCGTACGGCCGTCTCGCCGAACGGTCCCGGGCCGTCGCGGCCTGGCTGCAGGAGCGGGGACTGACCGGCAGCCGCGCCATGCTGCTCTACCCGCCCGGCCCGGAGTTCATCTGCGGCTACCTCGGCTGCCTCGCGGCCGGCGTCGTCGCCGTACCGGGCGTCCCGCCGCAGGGCCGCGCGCAGAACCACCGCGCCCTGACCCGGATGAAGCGGCTCATCGCCGACGCCGATGCCAAGGTGATCCTGGGCGGCCGCGAGGTGATCACGGCCCTGTCCGGCATGGTGGAACACCTGCCCGACCTCGCCGACATCACCCTCGTCGTCACCGAGGACATCCCCGACGAGGCGGCCGCCTCCTGGCGCGAGCCGGACCTCACCGCCGACTCGGTGGCATTCCTCCAGTACACGTCCGGCTCCACCTCCGCCCCGCGCGCCGTGATGGTCACCCACGGAAACCTGCTGGCCAACGAGCGGGTCATCACCGAGCGCATGGGCCACACGCCGGACACCATCGCGGAGTACGGCCACGAGATGTTCGTCAGCTGGCTGCCCGTGTACCACGACATGGGTCTCATAGGCCCCGTCCTCAACACGGTCTACCTGGGCGTGACCGCCACCCTCTTCTCCCCGCTGCACTTCCTCCAGCAGCCCCGGCGCTGGCTGACCGCGATCGACCGTTACCGCCCGCACACCAGCGGCGGCCCCAACTTCGCCTACGAGCTCTGTCTCAAGCACGCCGGGCCCGAACTCCTCGACGGACTGGACCTCAGCAGCTGGAAGGTCGCTTTCAACGGCGCCGAACCGGTCCGGGCCGCCACACTGCGTCGCTTCACCGACACCTTCGCCCCCGCCGGCTTCCGTGGCGAGGCCCTCTACCCCTGCTACGGCCTGGCCGAGGCCACCCTGATGGTCACCGGCAGCACGGTCACCGCCCCGCCCGCCGTGCTCCAGGCCTCCGAAACGGGCCCGCACTCCGGCCAGGCCGACGCCGCGGCCGTCGGCTGCGGACGCCCCGGCCCCGACGTCACCGTCGCCATCGCCGACCCCGAACGGCACGAGGAACTGCCCGACGGCGAGGTCGGCGAGATCTGGGTGCGCGGCGCGAGCGTCGCCAAGGGCTACTGGCGCAACGCCCTCGCCACCCGTGAGACCTTCCGCGCCGCCCTGACCGGCCACGACGGCCGCTTCCTGCGCACCGGCGACCTCGGATTCCTGCGCGACGGCGAGCTGTTCGTCACCGGCCGCCTGAAGGACCTCATCGTCATCGACGGACGCAACCACTACCCGCAGGGCCTGGAGCTGACGGCTGAGATGGCCCACCCGGCCCTGCGCCCCGGCTGCACCGCCGCGTTCTCCGTCGAGGCAGGAGACGTCGGCGCGGGAGACGCGGGGGCCGGTTCGGGTGCGGGCGCGGACGGCGAGCAGCCCGTCGTCGTCGCCGAGATCGCCCCCGACTCGGCAGGCGAGGCGGAGAAGATCACCGACGTCGTCCGCAGCGCGATCGGCGAGGCCCACGGCCTGTCGGTGCGCGACGTCGTCCTGGTCCGGCCGGGCACCATCCCCAAGACGTCCAGCGGCAAGATCCAGCGCCACGCCTCCCGGGCGGCCTACCTGGGCGGCACCCTCGCCGTGATCGACGCGCCCGCCCTGAGCTGA